CGCGGTGCTCGAGCCGCGCACCGGCCTGTCGATGGGCGAGAGCCAGGCGCTCACCACCGCGAAGTGGGGCATCACCCGCGAGGCGCAGGACGAGCTGGCCGCGGCCTCGCACGCCCGGCTCGCCGCCGCCTGGGACGCCGGCTTCTTCGACGACCTGGTCACCCCGTTCCTCAAGGTGAGCCGCGACGGCATCCTGCGCCCCGACACGTCGGTGGAGAAGCTGGCCAAGCTCAAGCCGGTCTTCGGCGGCCCCGAGGGCACCATGACCGCCGGCAACTCCACCGCGCTGACCGACGGCGCGGCGGTCGTCCTGCTCGCCGAGGAGGGCCACGCCCGCGAGCGGCACTGGCCGGTGCTGGCCCGGGTGGTCGACTCCCAGGTCGCGGCGTCCGACTACGTCACCGGCACCGAGGACCTGCTGCTCGCCCCGACCCGCGCGATCCCCGAACTGCTGGAGCGCAACGGGCTGAGCCTGGCCGACTTCGACTTCGTCGAGATCCACGAGGCGTTCGCGTCCACGGTGCTCGCCACGCTCGCCGCGCTGGAGAAGGCCGGCGTCGGCACCGTCGACCGCGCCCGCCTCAACGTGCACGGCAGTTCGCTGGCCGCCGGGCACCCGTTCGCCGCCACCGGCGGCCGGATCGTCGCCTCGCTGGCCAAGATGCTGCACGCCAAGGGCGCCGGCTCGAAGGGCCTCATCTCGATCTGTGCCGCCGGCGGCATGGGCGTCACCGCGATCCTGGAGGGCTGCTGACATGAGCGTGCTGGAGACCCTGTTCCGTTCCCCGGTCGGCCAGAAGGTCGCCGCCAAGGCGGGCCTGGCCGAGCCGCCGACGCTGCGCCGCGGCCGCGTCGCGCCGCTGGGCGAGGTGCTGCTGGCCGACCTGCCCGGCGGCGGCATCGGCCGCGCCACCCTGGACGCCCTCGGCGTCGCCCACGGCGAGCCGCTGCGCGACGTCGCCGACGCCCGGACGCCCGACGAGAAGGGCCGGCCGCAGCCGCCGCGCTACGAGCGCAAGCCCGGCGCGCTGGTGATCGACGCCACCGGCGTCCGCACCATCGCCGAGCTCGAGGGGCTGCGCCAGGTGCTGCGTCCGGTGATGAAGCGGCTCGAGCCGTCCGGGCGGATCGTCATCCTCGCCGCCGACGCGTCCGCGGTCGAGGGCCTGGAGGCCAAGGCGGTCGCCCAGGGCATCGACGGCATCAACCGCACCGTCGGCAAGGAACTGCGCGACGGCGCCACCTCGAACCTGCTCTTCCTGAAGGCGGGCGTCGAGGCGGCCGACCTGACCTCGACGCTGTCGTTCCTGCTGCAGGGCCGCTCCGCGTTCGTCGACGGCCAGACCTGGCGGATCGCCCCCGCAAGGCCGGGGACGCCGTCGGCGCCGGCTACGACCCCGCGCGTCCGTTCGCGGACCGCATCGTCGTGGTCACCGGCGCCGCCCGCGGCATCGGCGCGGCCATCGCCCAGACGTTCGCCCGCGACGGCGCCAAGCTGGTCGTGGTCGACGTGCCGCAGGCCGGGGACGCGCTCGCGAAGGTCGCCAACGGGCTGCACGGCTCGGCGCTCCAGCTCGACATCACCGCGCCGGACGCCGGCGAGCGGATCGCCGCCCACGTGGCGCAGGTGCACGGCCCCGACGCGAGGATCTGGGCGATCGTGCACAACGCCGGCATCACCCGCGACAAGATGCTCGCCAACCTGGACGAGAAGCTGTGGGGCGCGGTGCTGCAGGTGAACCTGGCCGCCGAGATCGCCATGAACGCCGTCCTGCTGGGGGATCTGCCCGGCGGGCTGGCCGACAACGCGCGGATCGTCGGGATCGCGTCCACCTCGGGCGTGGCCGGCAACAAGGGCCAGACCAACTACGCGGCGTCCAAGGCGGGCGTGATGGGGCTGGTGTGGGCGCAGGCCGAGGAACTGGCCGACCGGCCGGTGACGGTGAACGCGGTCGCGCCCGGCTTCATCGAGACCGACATGACCGCGGCGATCCCGTTCGTGCCGCGCGAGATCTTCCGGCGCACCAACTCGCTGTCCCAGGGCGGCCAGCCCGTCGACGTCGCCGAGACCATCGCGTACTTCTGCGACCCGGCCTCGGGCGGCGTCAACGGGCAGGTCGTCCGGGTGTGCGGCCAGAACCTGGTGGGCGCCTGATGACCGACGTCGTCTACCCCGACCTGCCCGCCGGCGGCCCGCTGCTGGTCCGCTCGCTGGCCCGGATCGGCCGCACCCCGAAGCGGGTGTCGTCCCTGCCCCGGTGAGCGCCACCGTGAGCGGGCACACCCAGGACGTCGCCCGGCTCGCCGCCTACGACGAGGTGTGCGGGTTCACGCTGCGCGACGCCGTCCCCGCGACCTGGCTGCACGTGCTCACGTTCAGCCTGCAACTGGCCGTGATGAGCCGGCGCGACTTCCCGTTCGGGCTCGCGGGGCTCGTGCACGTCTCCAACGACATGTCGCTGCTGCGTCCGGTCGGGGTGGCCGACGAGCTCGACCTGCTGGTGCGTCCCGGGGAGCTCACCGCCCACAAGCGCGGGGCGCTGTTCGAGCTGGTGGGGGAGGCGCGGGTCGGCGGCGAGGTCGCCTGGCGCGGCGTCAGCCGCTACCTCGCCCGCGGCGTCCAGGCGCCCGGCGACGTGCCCGAGGTTCCCCGGCTCGCCGTCCCGGACGCCCCCGCGGGGCAGCGCTGGCGGCTGCCCGCCGACCTGGGCCGGCGCTACGCCGCCGTCTCGGGCGACGTCAACCCGATCCACCTGTCCAACCTGGCCGCGAAGGCGTTCGGGTTCCCGCGCGCGATCATCCACGGCATGTGGACCCACGCCCGCGCCCTGGCCGCACTCGAAGGCGCGCTGCCCCCGGCGTACCGGGTCGCGGTGGACTTCACCAAGCCCATCCTGCTGCCCGGGAAGGTCGGCTTCGCCGCCGCCCCGGACGCCGACGCGACGGCGTTCGCGGTGCTGGGCCGGGAGGACAAGCCGCACCTGATCGGGCGCGTGGAGCCGCTCGCGCCCTAGGCTGCGGCCCATGCCTCGCATCATCCACACCGGGCAGGCGCTGGTGGACGCCACCGCGATGGTCCCCGCGCTGCCCGCCCGCGGCCAGAACGTGATGGCCGGCGGCTGGAGCCAGGAGGCCGGCGGCGCGGTCAACATCCTGGCCGCCGCCGCCCGCTCCGGCGCGGCCTGCGTCCACGCCGGAGCCATCGGCACCGGGCCCAACGGCGACCTGGTTCGCGAGGCCCTCGAACGCGAGGGCGTCACGTGGTGCGCCCCGGCGGTCGAGGGCGCCGACACCGCGCTGTGCGTCGTCCTGGTCGAGCCGTCGGCCGAGCGCACGTTCGTCACCACCTTGGGCGCGGAGCGCCGGCTGAGCGTCGCGGGCCTGGACGCCGCGGCGGCGTCCCCGGCGACCTGGTGTGCCTCACCGGCTACTCCCTGGCCGTGCCCTCGACGCGCGACCCGCTGCTGGCCTGGCTGCCGACCCTGCCGACCGGCGTCGAGGTCGTCCTGGACCCCGGCGCGGTGTTCGCGACGCTGCCCGCGGCGCTGCAGGAGCGCGTCCTGGCGGCGACGACGGTGTGGACGTCCAACCAGGAGGAGGCCACCGCGCTGACCGGGGTGGACGGCATGGCCACGGCGGCCGACGCGGTCGCGGAGCGGCTGCCCGCCGGCGCGGTGTCGATCGTGCGGGACGGGCCCGAGGGCTGCGCGGTGCGCGCCGCGGGCCTGACCGAGGTGGTGTCGGGCTTCCCGCAGGAGCCGGTCGACACCAACGGCGCCGGGGACGCGCACACCGGCGTCCTGCTGGCGGAGCGGGCCGCGGGCGCGGACTGGGTGACCGCGTGCCTGCGCGCCAACGTCGCGGGCGCGATCAAGGTGACCCGCCGCGGCCCCGCGACGGCGCCGAACCGCGCCGAGATCGACGCGTTCCTGGCCGGCATCACACCAGGCCGAGGTACTCCTCGAGCGTGATGCCGGGCGTCTTGGCCATCGCGGCGGCGACCTCGACGCCGACGTAGCGGATGTGCCAGGGCTCGTGGTCCACGCCGGTGATGTGCCGCTTGCCCTCGGGGTAGCGGATGATGAAGCCGTACCTGGCCGCGTTCGCGGCCACCCATCCGGCCTGCTTGGTCGCGGCGAACTTGTAGCCCTGCATGCTGGTGCCGTCCGACAGGTCCAGCGAGAGCCCCGTCTGGTGCTCGCTGTGGCCCGCCTCCGCGTAGTAGCGCCGCGCCCCCTCGCCGTACTTGGCGTAGGCGCGCTTGAAGCTGGCGTCCTGCACCGCCCACGAGCGGT
Above is a window of Propioniciclava coleopterorum DNA encoding:
- a CDS encoding M15 family metallopeptidase — translated: MRAALNQMFADAKAAKMPLAVRSGYRSWAVQDASFKRAYAKYGEGARRYYAEAGHSEHQTGLSLDLSDGTSMQGYKFAATKQAGWVAANAARYGFIIRYPEGKRHITGVDHEPWHIRYVGVEVAAAMAKTPGITLEEYLGLV
- a CDS encoding SDR family oxidoreductase yields the protein MVTGAARGIGAAIAQTFARDGAKLVVVDVPQAGDALAKVANGLHGSALQLDITAPDAGERIAAHVAQVHGPDARIWAIVHNAGITRDKMLANLDEKLWGAVLQVNLAAEIAMNAVLLGDLPGGLADNARIVGIASTSGVAGNKGQTNYAASKAGVMGLVWAQAEELADRPVTVNAVAPGFIETDMTAAIPFVPREIFRRTNSLSQGGQPVDVAETIAYFCDPASGGVNGQVVRVCGQNLVGA
- a CDS encoding MaoC family dehydratase → MSATVSGHTQDVARLAAYDEVCGFTLRDAVPATWLHVLTFSLQLAVMSRRDFPFGLAGLVHVSNDMSLLRPVGVADELDLLVRPGELTAHKRGALFELVGEARVGGEVAWRGVSRYLARGVQAPGDVPEVPRLAVPDAPAGQRWRLPADLGRRYAAVSGDVNPIHLSNLAAKAFGFPRAIIHGMWTHARALAALEGALPPAYRVAVDFTKPILLPGKVGFAAAPDADATAFAVLGREDKPHLIGRVEPLAP
- a CDS encoding acetyl-CoA C-acetyltransferase; this translates as MAELNAVVVGGNRTPFVKAGGAYAKASNVDMLTAAIDGLVARFGLAGEKIDEVAAGAVLKHTRDFNLTREAVLGSALSPHTPACDLQQACGTGLEAVIYASNKIRLGQARTGIAGGVDSASDAPIVVSEGLRHALLRANHARSLPERLKALAGIRPVDLAPVPPAVLEPRTGLSMGESQALTTAKWGITREAQDELAAASHARLAAAWDAGFFDDLVTPFLKVSRDGILRPDTSVEKLAKLKPVFGGPEGTMTAGNSTALTDGAAVVLLAEEGHARERHWPVLARVVDSQVAASDYVTGTEDLLLAPTRAIPELLERNGLSLADFDFVEIHEAFASTVLATLAALEKAGVGTVDRARLNVHGSSLAAGHPFAATGGRIVASLAKMLHAKGAGSKGLISICAAGGMGVTAILEGC
- a CDS encoding PfkB family carbohydrate kinase; amino-acid sequence: MCLTGYSLAVPSTRDPLLAWLPTLPTGVEVVLDPGAVFATLPAALQERVLAATTVWTSNQEEATALTGVDGMATAADAVAERLPAGAVSIVRDGPEGCAVRAAGLTEVVSGFPQEPVDTNGAGDAHTGVLLAERAAGADWVTACLRANVAGAIKVTRRGPATAPNRAEIDAFLAGITPGRGTPRA